From the Synechococcus sp. Nb3U1 genome, one window contains:
- a CDS encoding methyl-accepting chemotaxis protein has protein sequence MVSSANNRRDYTDAVAAFWQGDYVQAVRLFNQVIAAQPQDTAVKLLLASAQKQAGQLLEARHTYDIILQTSSSPDELQSAQKGLDELLQMAPELADMPYPEAMESLQEENFSTSDVFSNPNGFPEGDPFPQFEGIEEGSEDFSAPDPFADPFGGDPFPVGTDEDIFAGEEGFEDPFETGLQMPDPSGESFEPSSLLTPPIVEEPEDRVTDDDFAFLNEFDQEPLEAMESESITQVAGSEDFPDQMGFSLPAFGDEGSLEESLPTELAAPMSEPIPAPEEDTASPGPTLFDIDELDSLDREIADMDGSGQMDIFYGDEGEAGDMTSMAGVSAGTTSSSQPRTPTSSMPIPTAKAAGVFSGLSNRPIADQQLAMALIQGAVSLAAGLVIGLGIPASGGARLIGGVIGGGVIGTGAGVLLGANNAKQIRSSTNELASHFATLAQGNYSVRAKAGANDELGCLANSFNQMVAAIEANFTELNQRATEQGQAKEDLQRQVIRLLDDVEGAARGDLTVRAEVTADVLGAVADSFNLTIRSLRDIVSQVKRAATSVNDAALQNEDFARSLSADALRQAEDISTSLNSIQMMTDSIQEVASNAREAANVTAQATEAASRGGEAVDRTVSGILEIRETVAETTRKVKRLAESSQEISKIVALISQIASRTNLLALNASIEAARAGESGRGFAIVADEVRQLADRAAKASKEIEQIVLQIQSETGNVMTAMEEGTQLVIEGTRRAEQAKNSLDEIIGVSRQIDGLVRAISQATVQQTETSRSVAQVMQSVELTANETSKESQKVAASLQQLVSIARELQTSVGRFRVGDE, from the coding sequence ATGGTTTCGAGCGCGAACAATCGAAGAGACTACACCGATGCGGTGGCCGCATTTTGGCAAGGAGACTACGTCCAGGCGGTGCGGTTGTTCAACCAGGTGATCGCTGCTCAGCCGCAGGATACTGCTGTCAAGCTGTTGCTGGCTTCTGCTCAAAAGCAGGCGGGTCAGTTGCTTGAAGCTCGTCACACCTACGACATCATTCTGCAAACCTCCAGCAGCCCGGATGAGTTGCAGTCGGCGCAAAAAGGCCTGGATGAGCTGTTGCAAATGGCGCCGGAATTGGCGGATATGCCCTATCCAGAAGCAATGGAGAGCCTTCAGGAGGAGAATTTCTCCACGTCCGATGTCTTCTCCAATCCAAATGGGTTTCCGGAAGGGGATCCCTTCCCGCAGTTTGAGGGCATAGAAGAGGGATCGGAGGACTTTTCTGCGCCAGATCCTTTTGCCGACCCCTTTGGAGGGGATCCCTTCCCAGTGGGAACTGATGAGGATATCTTCGCTGGAGAAGAAGGATTTGAGGATCCCTTTGAGACTGGGCTACAGATGCCGGATCCCTCTGGTGAATCTTTTGAGCCAAGCTCTCTGCTGACACCACCGATTGTGGAAGAACCAGAAGATCGCGTGACCGATGACGATTTTGCCTTCCTAAATGAGTTCGATCAAGAGCCCCTCGAGGCGATGGAAAGCGAGTCCATCACTCAGGTGGCCGGTAGCGAAGATTTTCCGGATCAGATGGGTTTCTCTCTACCCGCTTTCGGAGATGAGGGATCCCTGGAAGAGAGCCTACCCACAGAGTTGGCCGCCCCGATGAGCGAGCCGATCCCTGCCCCCGAAGAAGACACAGCCAGCCCTGGCCCCACTCTGTTTGACATTGATGAACTCGACAGCCTGGATCGAGAGATCGCCGATATGGACGGCAGTGGGCAGATGGATATTTTCTACGGGGATGAAGGTGAAGCCGGTGATATGACCTCGATGGCTGGAGTGAGTGCAGGGACGACCTCCAGTTCGCAACCTCGGACACCGACTTCCTCCATGCCGATTCCGACGGCCAAGGCAGCCGGGGTATTCTCCGGCCTCTCCAATCGACCGATCGCCGATCAGCAGTTGGCCATGGCACTGATTCAAGGGGCCGTCAGTTTGGCCGCTGGGTTGGTGATCGGCCTCGGGATCCCGGCCAGTGGGGGTGCTCGCCTGATTGGGGGCGTGATTGGGGGTGGAGTTATCGGTACAGGGGCAGGGGTACTGCTTGGCGCTAACAATGCCAAGCAAATTCGCTCCAGCACCAATGAATTGGCCAGCCACTTTGCTACTTTGGCGCAAGGGAATTATTCGGTACGGGCCAAAGCCGGTGCCAATGACGAGTTGGGTTGCCTGGCCAACAGCTTCAACCAAATGGTTGCAGCCATTGAAGCCAACTTCACAGAGTTAAACCAACGGGCCACCGAACAGGGGCAGGCCAAGGAAGACCTACAGCGCCAGGTGATCCGCCTGCTAGACGATGTGGAAGGTGCCGCTCGAGGCGACCTCACCGTACGGGCAGAAGTGACTGCTGACGTACTCGGGGCCGTTGCCGACTCCTTTAACCTGACCATCCGCAGCCTGCGAGATATTGTTAGCCAGGTGAAACGCGCCGCCACCTCCGTGAATGATGCGGCTCTCCAAAATGAGGACTTTGCTCGCAGCCTTTCTGCTGATGCTTTGCGCCAGGCGGAGGATATTTCCACCTCCCTCAACTCCATTCAAATGATGACGGATTCTATTCAAGAGGTGGCCAGCAATGCCCGTGAGGCAGCCAATGTGACTGCACAGGCAACAGAAGCAGCATCCCGAGGGGGAGAAGCGGTGGATCGCACCGTGAGCGGCATTCTAGAGATCCGAGAAACCGTGGCGGAAACCACCCGTAAGGTGAAGCGATTGGCGGAATCCTCCCAGGAAATTTCCAAGATCGTCGCCTTGATCTCTCAAATTGCCTCCCGCACCAACTTGCTCGCCTTGAACGCCAGTATTGAGGCTGCCCGTGCCGGGGAATCGGGGCGGGGCTTTGCCATTGTGGCCGATGAGGTGCGCCAACTGGCAGACCGGGCTGCAAAAGCCTCGAAAGAGATCGAGCAGATCGTGTTGCAGATCCAGTCGGAAACCGGCAACGTGATGACGGCTATGGAGGAAGGCACCCAGCTAGTGATCGAGGGCACTCGGCGGGCCGAGCAGGCCAAGAACAGCTTGGACGAGATCATTGGCGTCAGTCGGCAAATCGATGGGTTGGTGCGGGCCATTTCTCAGGCCACCGTGCAACAGACGGAAACCTCCCGTTCTGTGGCGCAGGTGATGCAATCGGTGGAGCTGACCGCCAACGAGACCTCAAAAGAGTCTCAAAAGGTGGCCGCCTCGCTGCAGCAGTTGGTGAGTATCGCTCGTGAGCTGCAAACTTCGGTAGGTCGATTCCGGGTTGGGGATGAATGA